A segment of the Mytilus trossulus isolate FHL-02 chromosome 12, PNRI_Mtr1.1.1.hap1, whole genome shotgun sequence genome:
GTTCCTATTCTAACTTTAAAATTCTTTGGATATAATATACATGCAATTTTTCTGTATCTTCGGCTCACAATTTGTGAgggtaaattgaaaaaaacgttttaaaaaataataatagtttaCCTTATTTACAGTCATAAGGACTGAATTTGGTGTCTAAACATACTTTAAGCATTTTGAAAAACCAACAAACTAATACAATGTGATACAAACTACACAACATATTTGAcatacaacataaaaataatcttcagattaattaatttattatattttgctTTAACTTATATATCTAATCCATATACATATACTATCCGACAAAAagtttatatacaaattaaaatataagaatttcattgtaaaacaaatcagaggcaaacaaaagtgaatttgttaaaaaaaaacatttcaaattatcaAAGCTCTAACAGAAATTCATGCAAGTGTTATTTTTGTCCTATAAATATGCCATTGTgcataataataaaacatagaTAAAAGAATAAAGGCATCTGATTATTCccttcaacaaaaaatgaatatattaccTAAATTTACTTgaatcaacaaaattgaaaaattgttctgttttcatttttctcaaACAGACCTTTTGCAGATCACAAATTGACCATTCAATGTTGTATCTGATccgttacataaaaaaatcacaacaaaACGGTAACTCAAGATCGTATCTGGCCCATTCCAGAAATAAAGTTATCATCAGAACCTCTTTTAAAGGGTACGATGAAAAGTTGATATTTAATGTACAAAAGagttaaataagcttatttcaCGAGAACCACTCAACTATAACGACTAAAACAAGAATATTTAGAACTTACTCAGAGGTGAAATCAAACCTATAGTTCATTATTGATTAAATAATGGTCAATAGCAACTTATACCACAGATAATCAGACACTGAAAAACTATAGGACAAATATAAACAGACAATGATCAATGAAAACTataagttaaaattattttctttaaaccattttattaggtcaaggtttTCCGACTCACTGGCATTGTTCATTGCTTCCTCCATATCAAATAATGTGTTGTCAAAATTCTtcatgaataaaggcaacagtagtataccgctgttcaaaatttataaattgattgagaataaacaaatccgggttacaaaccaaaacttagggaaacgtatcaaatataagagaactacgacacagcagagacacaacaccgaaataagacacacacagaaacgaactataatgtaacaatggccattttcctgacttggtacagggcattttataaaacaaaatggtgggttgaacctggttttgtggcatgccaaacctcccgctataatggcagtgttaattataacataaaaattaaaacatgaaccATTTCACGGTATCTAGCTTTCTTGTAAAACCATACattgaactataatggtttacttttataaattgtttttttggatggagagttgtctcattggcactcacaccacatcttcctatatctatatttttcattGCTTCCTTcagattaaataatttattgccAAAATTCTCTATCAACCATTTTACTGTGTCTAGTTGTCCTCTACGACAGGGATCGTTCATTGCTTCCTTCatatcaaataatgtttttgtcaaatttctgtATGAACCATTTCACGGTGTCTAGTTGTCTTTTCCCACCGGCACTGTTCCTTGCTTCCttcatatcaaataatttattgtcaaaatgttcaatcaaccatttcACTGTGTCTAATTTTCCTCCACGACAGGCACTGTTCGTTGCTTTCTTTATATCAAAAACTTTGCTGTCGAAATTCTCTATCAACCATTTCTCTTTGTCAAGGTTTTCCGACAGACAGGCATTGTTCATTGCTTTCTTCAgatcaaataatttgttgtcAAAATTCTCTATGCACCATTTCACGGTGTCTAGTTGTCCTGTGAAACAAACATTGTTCATTGCTTCCttcatatcaaataatttatggTCAAAATTCTCTATCAACAATTTCACTATGTCTAGACTTCCCATAGATCAAGCATTGTTCATTGCTTCCTtcttatcaaataatttattgtctACTTTCCCTATCAACAATTTCACTATGTCTAGACATTTCATAGAACAAGCCTTGTTCATTGCTTCCTTCATATCAAATACTTTGTTGTCTAAATTCTCTATCAACCATTTCACTTTGTCAAGGTTTTCCGACAGACAGGCATTGTTCATTGCTTTTctcatatcaaataatttatggTCAAAATTCTCTATCAGCAATTTCAATATGTCTAGACTTCCTATAAAACAAGCATTGTTCATTGCTTCCttcatatcaaataatttatggTCAAAATTCTCTATCAACAATTTCAATATGTCTAGACTTCCTATGAAACAAGCATTGTTCATTGCTTCcttcttttcaaataatttattgtctACTTTCTCTATCAACAATTTCACTATGTCTAGATTTCCCACAAGACAAGCATAGTTCATTGCTTCCTTCATATCAAATAATGTATTGTCTACTTTCTCTATCAACAATTTCGCTATGTCTAGGTTTCCCCGTCGACAAGCATAGTTCATTGCTTCCTTCATGTCAAATAATTAATTGTCTACTTTCTCTATCAACAATTTCACTATGTCTAGATTTCCCATAAGACAAGCATAGTTCATTGCTTCCTTCATATCAAATAGTTTATTGTCTACTTTCTCTATCAACAATTTCGCTATGTCTAGGTTTCCCCGTCGACAAGCATAGTTCATTGCTTCCttcatatcaaataatttatggTCAAAATTCTCTATCAACAATTTCACTATGTCTAGACTTCCCATAGATCAAGCATTGTTCATTGCTTCCTtcttatcaaataatttattgtctACTTTCCCTATCAACAATTTCACTATGTCTAGACATTTCATAGAACAAGCCTTGTTCATTGCTTCCTTCATATCAAATACTTTGTTGTCTAAATTCTCTATCAACCATTTCACTTTGTCAAGGTTTTCCGACAGACAGGCATTGTTCATTGCTTTTcacatatcaaataatttatggTCAAAATTCTCTATCAGCAATTTCAATATGTCTAGACTTCCTATAAAACAAGCATTGTTCATTGCTTCCttcatatcaaataatttatggTCAAAATTCTCTATCAACAATTTCAATATGTCTAGACTTCCTATGAAACAAGCATTGTTCATTGCTTCcttcttttcaaataatttattgtctACTTTCTCTATCAACAATTTCACTATGTCTAGATTTCCCACAAGACAAGCATAGTTCATTGCTTCCTTCATATCAAATAATGTATTGTCTACTTTCTCTATCAACAATTTCGCTATGTCTAGGTTTCACCGTCAACAAGCATAGTTCATTGCTTCCTTCATGTCAAATAATTAATTGTCTACTCTCTCTATCAACAATTTCACTATGTCTAGGTTTCTCAGACGACAAGCATAGTTCATTGCTTCCTTCatgtcaaataatttattgtctACTTTCTCTATCAACAATTTCACTATGTCTAGATTTCTCAGACGACAAGCCCTGTTCATTGCTTTCttcatatcaaataatttattgtctACTTTCTCTATCAACAATTTCACTACGTCTAGTCTTCCCATAAAACAAGCCTTGTTCATTGCTTCCTTCatgtcaaataatttattgtctACTTTCTCTATCAACAATTTCACTATGTCTAGATTTCTCAGACGACAAGCCCTGTTCATTGCGTTCttcatatcaaataatttattgtctACTTTCTCTATCAACAATTTCACTATGTCTAGACTTCCCATAGAACAAGCATAGTTCATTTCTTCATTCatgtcaaataatttattgtctACTCTCTCTATCAACCATTTCACTATGTCTAGTTTGCCCGTTTGACAAGCTCTTTTCATTGCTACTTTCGTTATCGTCTTAGAATAATGTACATGTTGTAAAATAAGTTCAATGAAACTATACTTCTCAACATTAATCATTTCTGCGATGATATCTATCCACCTGTAATATTTCTGGTCAATGTTGTGtatcaagaaaagaaaaagacctTTCggattattattttgatatgtcgAAAGAACTGCAGTTATGATTGAAGTGATGTCAACTTCACTGATCATTCCTTCTGCTGTACTGTAGCATTCTACTTTACATGTGTCTATTATCAGTTCAGGTATATTGAATACAGAGTGGTTATATTTATGCAAAAtccattttataattttgactaGATTATTTCtacatgaaaaattaaatagagATGTAGTAGGATGAAACATTGTGTTTATATtcgcatgtaaccattgtaataTATCATCAACgttattaattttgttgttgattgCATTCAGCGCGGTGCTCTTCACATCGATTTGTAAATCTGGGAATCTTACATATATCAACCGaagtatattcaaattttgtaatttggatTTGCTAACCGTATCTATTAGGTTATCAGTATCTTGTATTATCCACTGGATAAATCGAGAAACCGTCAAACTGAATTGTTTGAAAACCTTCTTTATCAACGTTTCCATTTCCTGATTGTTTCGCAATTTCCATATGAAATTCTTAACAGCCTCAAAATTTTCGCAACTGAAATCTTCAACGAGAAATTTTTCAACATCTAGCACACCTTCATCAACTATAAATACCATCCACTGCAGAAACGTTTCTTTGCCATCTTTGCATGCAGCAGTAAAGATTTGATACCTTTCTTTCTGATTGCATAActttttgttcaacaaaatcTTTAATACATCCTCCCAGCGATTCTCAATGGCGGTATCAACAACATTACCTGTGTCAATTTTTAAAGGTCGCGCATCCATCAAAATTTGTGTCACAAGATCTTTATAAAGTTTGGTACAGGCGGTATTGATTGATTTTCTTAAATCGAACAAATTCAGCGGTAATGACTTAAACAAACTATTCAGATTATCGGTTTTGTGATATATGTCAATATATTCTATTGAAAGATTTGTTGATATTAAGTCGCACAATCTTCTAATATCCACTACTTGTACTTcaaaaaccaatttcacaataTCAATTTCTTTCGATACATGGCTTAAAAGGAAGCTAACGGCTGTATCATTACCATTTTTCAAAGCAATTTGTATGCTATAATCGTAATTACACTCTATTCCATACTCACTTATCATTCCATAAATAAGTTCTAACTTCATATCTGAGTTGTTTGTTTCACACAGATAATAGAAACATGCTGCTGCTACTTTTTTACTCGCTTGAACTGTTTCAAAATTATGCTCATGTTTAATGTcgttttcaataaaatgaagGACTGTTGCAATATGTTTATCTACGTTATGTTTCTCAATAAGAGACCACAAAAGGGCTATTGGAAAGTGAAATAATATCTGATCACTTCTACCCTCAATGCGAATGTCTATCGCATCTTGTGATGTACAGTTGTCAAACTCCTTGATTAAAAGACCTATAAAATCAGGATTATTCTGCAGTATGATTGACGAGCCACAAAGTGTCTTCATAAACTCAGCGGATCTCATTTTATAATCTTTctcaaataatatgaaaagcCGTTTAGTTAAAAATCCAAACATTTCTTTTGCAATGGTCAAACTAGTCTCCTGTTGTCCCCAATCCTCAAACTCTAATTTTATAGATTCAATTATAAAATCCCAgcttaaaattgaaataacttCAGAGGGATTgacatcaaaatatgatatcGCTAATGCTTCATATATCATTGggtgtttaaaataataaaccaTTGTTTGAGAGTCTTGTATCAAAAAACGACCATCCATTTGCTCtgcaatttttttaactttattgttaaataaacgTCTTCGTTGACTGTTACAACATGAGTCCATAATTGCCTCTAGTTTTGATAAGTCTATTAGGTTTAATTCTAAGCAACCAGTTTGTAGAAGTGTGTAAACCAACAGAGCGTACGAAATATTCAGTTCAGAATTAATGTCTGTAGAATCTCTTAGTGAATTTATTTCCTCCATAAGGGATTGATCTGGATGTTTGAAAAAGTTAATACCTAGCTTtaaaaaacttttgtttgaggtaaatatatatagcaTAATTTCGGATATCCTGTAAACGGGTCCGTTTTGGCGATATCATAAACTGTTTTCCTGTCTAAACTTAAATCCTCGTTACCATCGTATGAATCCCATGTAGTACTAATATGttgttgtttacaaaaattaaataacaaacttGCTTTTTCTTCCTCGCTCATGCAAAATCTGTCAGTGCTAAGATcaattttacaacaattttgaAACAATCCATGAGAAACAAGTACAATTTTGAAAGAACTCATAGTAGAAGAGTCTACAGTAAAGATTATCTTCATATTCCCTTTATGTTTCCTTGCacttaaaaaatctaaaatatcacAATTGTTAAAATTCTTATTATAGTACACTTTTGAAGAAAATCCATCATCTATTAATATGGCAGTTTTTCTTTCATCGGTAATAATATCCCTTACCTGTTTGATATTTGTTACTTTTAATAAGTCAAAATCTTCATCTATTAGACCAAACTGCCTAAGTATTTCTAATCCATTTCTAGACTTCCCTGATCCTTCATTACCAATGATGACGAAGACATCTTTTTTGTTCATCCATTCCTTACATTTTCTGACAGCATTAGTTTCAACAAATGTTCCTAGCACTACATGATAATCAATTTCCATGTGTGTTTGATCTacaatgatataaacaaaatattggcTTTTGCAAAACACACCGCTTACCTATAGGTATCGCCTgtacaaaattaaagtttggcgtaaataaaaagttagtcctggtatctatgatgagtttattaagcCATTGAAATTAACATTCAGCTCTTTGAAACTAGTTAAAACATTAAAGGATTGCAGTTAATGGTTCACGGCTCTAGGCATGTTTGAATCGTTTATTTTTATGCCTTTCCGAAAATCAAAGCTCTTTCTTAAAACAGAGAGAAAGCGACACAGATCAATAACATTACAGAGTTGAAATATGCAAGTcttaaaaaacaacagtatatgcACTTGTTGCCATCAATAgtttgttgaccgttatggaatatccgtttcacagatgatatcgtttttttatgtcgtaattacaACCCCGTTCCCATTTTACGATTGTGATCTACCGTATTAGACTATATAGGTtttcactttgtaaatacagctgttatCAAACAAAGCTTATTTTGGGGTGATATATGATCTATATGaataattcattttgtttttgttctgtttcccagatattatttctatttttcatcTCGTAAATATATAGTTTGCAAATTTTACCAGTAAATTTGCATATGCATTGTGGTTGAACtgacacgacgggtgccacatgtacaGCATGTCAATTAAAGGGTCAATATACTGTTAGCACATAGCATACACAATAATTCAGCTAAAAACTATATGCaacttgtaataaaataaattataacttttaGTTAGGGAAGTAATGGTAAATTAATCTATTATCTTCAACCTAGTTTCGGAAGTTTTCATACTTGCCTTCTTTTATTGTTGAAgaatttccttttaaaaaaaattcaaaaacattttttttttattggatatgGGGATTTTAAAAGATCAGTTTGAAGGAGATTCTTATTgccaacatatttgttgaaattgGGGATAAAATTATTGTCATTCTTAAGTGAATTATAAGAATACATGCCTCTCCTTTTCGACCTcgtcttattttcatatgaattggAATTCCTTCATACACTTGTCacaacaagaagatcaaagaagccagatcaATTAATTTTACTTTAAGATGTTCTATCCGTTAACCGTTTAAAACTTTTCTTATTGAAATCAATTGATATATTCacaaaaacttgaaattaaagaaaaaacagacTCTGCCTCATTTCTAgacttaaatattattattgtttgacgtaaattttacattgaggttctgaaaaaagaaatcacaaattcaccaacattccaactgactccattttcagaaaatgacatctgtaacaaacataaacttttagttatcgctttacaagcagagcaaaatacaatgaaagtcccaactatgtattggcttccgaagcttcacaaaacaccttacaaaCATAGATTtctttcgtcttcaagccattgttccactactaaattgtctattcttcttaccaaaacacttggtacaatttaaaaccttataataaattgttcaaataaggccttcaaaaatagtggaattaattacttttggagtgtcaagaactcgttcgaagtacttgataaattgcatgcttatattggtgattttgaatctgttcaaagttttgatttttctaccctgtatactacattgcctcacattctcattaagaaaaaattcacacaccaaattaaatgcacatttaaaaagtcagaatgtgaatatatatgttcaaactcttttcgGTCATTTtctagtagcaataaacaaaaaaactatgtcaattggacatgctttgatactatatatgcccttgaatttttactagataacatttttgttcgctttggggatgcCGTATTTCGTCAggttattggaattccaattggactaactgtgcaccacttattgctgacctgtttttgtattgctatgagttacaatttatgacaaaaataatcaaagacccatcgaaacaacatctgataaacaaatttaataatacatttagatatttggatgatgtTTTGgatctcaataatgacgacttcagtatgtatattaaagaaatttatcctgttgaacttactttaaataaagctaatactaacaattaccactgccctttcctcgatcttgatatctatatcactaacggaaagctaaCTACtattatttatgataaaagagatgatttttcatttcctatcattaattatccatttttagatggtgacgttcccttgtcaccaccttatggtgtttatatatctcaacttgtacgattcgctcgtgtatgcaACAATGTGTTAGAttacgagagaaatttatgtattactgacaAAAAATttcaccagggttttcgatatcacaaactagtcaaaacatttactaaatttattaCCGATCGGTA
Coding sequences within it:
- the LOC134693622 gene encoding uncharacterized protein LOC134693622 gives rise to the protein MSDNDYNASVVNIERCILDIAKVCNKETQFKQKLREAKDGALDQTLFTQYQNNLMETLTRQADIHKSVADIGPCLNRIGNKIAEKAGKIPKLMDECVKKGYDYQEQLMERFNQTLVKVKNQTHMEIDYHVVLGTFVETNAVRKCKEWMNKKDVFVIIGNEGSGKSRNGLEILRQFGLIDEDFDLLKVTNIKQVRDIITDERKTAILIDDGFSSKVYYNKNFNNCDILDFLSARKHKGNMKIIFTVDSSTMSSFKIVLVSHGLFQNCCKIDLSTDRFCMSEEEKASLLFNFCKQQHISTTWDSYDGNEDLSLDRKTVYDIAKTDPFTGYPKLCYIYLPQTKVF